One segment of Erigeron canadensis isolate Cc75 chromosome 2, C_canadensis_v1, whole genome shotgun sequence DNA contains the following:
- the LOC122589632 gene encoding pentatricopeptide repeat-containing protein At3g53170: MELCIHLSSSFFTSSTNCLMKCLNERPRSFSNPTSFVFITAAKKKNSQDPSPEKSIDKHLSYILRSEAAIEAIERKANSTTVKHNRFSPKLLLEALDNATRHKRWESALKIFDLLRNQHWYEPRCQTYTKLLVMLGKCRQPTKASLLFEVMLQDGLKPTIDVYTALVSAYGYSGLLNNALEIIDDMKSIPDCKPDVYTYSILINCCTKLRRFDMIKQILADMSYAGIECSIVTYNTVIDGYGKAGLLNLMESVLTDMLEHGTCLPDVFTFNSVIGAYGNSKMIVEMEKWFDEFQLMGIKPNVMTYNILIKSYGKAVIDTFKQTGNIEKMEEFFLKMKHQGIKPNAVTYCSLVSGYGKAGLLHKIDSVMRQIENSDVTLDTTFFNSVISIYGQAGNMKRMGEMFSAMKERGIEPDSITFATVIHAYKAMGMVEAAQSLENSIVMTEHTLSRDKVE; encoded by the exons ATGGAGCTCTGTATCCActtatcttcttcatttttcacTTCGTCCACcaactgtttgatgaaatgcctcaatGAACGTCCACGCTCATTTTCAAACCCAACATCATTTGTGTTCATTACAGCAGCCAAGAAGAAGAATTCTCAGGACCCTTCTCCAGAAAAATCGATCGATAAACACTTGTCGTACATTTTAAGATCAGAAGCTGCCATTGAAGCTATTGAAAGAAAAGCTAACTCCACTACTGTTAAACATAACCGCTTTTCGCCTAAACTGCTTTTGGAAGCTTTGGATAATGCCACTCGACATAAACGATGGGAGTCTGCTCTTAAG atatttgatcttcTTCGTAATCAACATTGGTATGAGCCAAGATGCCAGACGTATACAAAGTTACTGGTCATGCTAGGCAAATGCAGGCAGCCCACGAAAGCTAGCTTGCTTTTTGAGGTGATGCTGCAAGACGGGCTTAAACCAACTATTGATGTTTATACTGCACTTGTTAGTGCTTATGGTTATTCTGGACTCTTGAACAATGCATTAGAAATCATTGATGATATGAAGTCGATACCTGACTGCAAACCTGATGTATATACCTACTCAATCTTAATAAATTGTTGCACTAAGCTTCGTAGGTTTGATATGATCAAGCAAATTCTTGCTGACATGTCATATGCAGGAATTGAATGCAGTATTGTTACATATAATACCGTAATTGACGGGTATGGGAAGGCGGGATTGTTGAATCTGATGGAAAGTGTATTGACAGATATGCTTGAACATGGGACTTGCCTTCCGGATGTTTTCACGTTTAATTCAGTTATTGGGGCTTACGGAAACTCGAAGATGATTGTAGAAATGGAGAAATGGTTTGATGAATTTCAACTGATGGGGATAAAACCAAACGTGATGACATATAATATCTTAATTAAGTCATACGGGAAAGCAG TTATTGATACATTCAAACAGACTGGAAATATTGAGAAAATGGAggagtttttcttgaaaatgaagCATCAGGGAATTAAGCCTAATGCGGTTACTTATTGTTCTCTTGTGAGTGGCTATGGTAAAGCTGGACTTTTGCACAAGATAGATTCAGTTATGAGGCAAATAGAAAATTCTGATGTGACACTTGatacaactttttttaatagTGTCATTAGTATTTATGGTCAGGCTGGTAATATGAAAAGAATGGGTGAAATGTTTTCTGCTATGAAGGAGAGAGGGATTGAACCAGACAGCATTACTTTTGCTACCGTGATTCATGCCTACAAAGCTATGGGAATGGTGGAAGCTGCTCAAAGTTTGGAGAATAGTATTGTTATGACCGAACATACATTATCCAG GGACAAGGTTGAGTGA
- the LOC122588394 gene encoding histone deacetylase 15-like, translating into MGQTEDTTLEDTHNKEDDFDDEDDSDGDLLERYTSVDHWFCINCTMVNVDATIYCQICGEHKKSGILSHGFLASRYHEASSIKNISLQRNRTPEASCSKTLAPHKMTAVGFDERMLLHFEVERKSLPHSERPDRLRAIAASLATAGIFPGRCHPIPAREITREELQMVHSDENIEFVERTSQCVAGYFTTDTYANKDSALAARLAAGLCADLANLIFSGRAKNGFALVRPPGHHAGVKQATGYCLHNNAAVAASAAQVAGAKKVLIVDWDVHHGNGTQEIFEQNKSVLYISLHRHEGGKFYPFTGAATEVGSMGGEGYCVNVPWSRGGVGDNDYIFAFEHVVLPIAREFAPDITIISAGFDAAKGDILGCCDVTPAGYAQMTKMLTSLSSGKLLVILEGGYNLRSISSSATAVIKVLLGENPASILENVVPSRSGLQTVLDVLKIQNDFWPILGSILSDVQTVWESNALQEIRDAVSHKESSKRKVDETGIPRPQKPKKAQGLKGIELREPTGGAYRCRDDGNENVGMDPGRAKGMKGIHKLPGFDSEAVKDVHSGFSFEEATRGFQGKKTSPNFTERPIDISDHPMYSPPFRKVYNSLLDLVGERRDYVENVMIPGKLREVMMMTDETFKDHVNKSMIQMISVQDEFVKRLKLSDEDNNRLLLENNILKKKIKRLKESKNVEFQEQRFKELQTALMLEEKKKDMAESKLRVVRQKVDALASERDEWRRRCEEWEVKVERFALDMVAIGERENGLKVRNKELELSMKKLSEEEEKVTRDRKSLVEGLTKLAGYTHKSLEELRAAGERLEEKN; encoded by the exons ATGGGGCAGACTGAGGACACGACTCTTGAGGATACGCACAATAAAgaagatgattttgatgatgaagacGATAGTGACGGGGACCTTTTAGAAAGATATACGTCGGTTGATCACTGGTTTTGCATCAACTGTACCATGGTGAATGTTGATGCTACTATATATTGCCAA ATTTGTGGAGAGCACAAAAAATCTGGAATCCTTAGTCATGGCTTTCTGGCGTCACGTTATCATGAGGCAAGCTCTATTAAGAATATTTCGTTGCAACGAAATAGGACTCCAGAAG CTTCTTGCTCAAAAACGTTAGCGCCACATAAAATGACAGCAGTGGGTTTTGATGAGAGGATGTTGCTTCACTTTGAA GTTGAAAGGAAGTCTCTACCTCACTCAGAAAGGCCAGACCGTCTTCGAGCAATTGCTGCCAGCCTTGCAACAGCAG GCATATTTCCTGGAAGGTGCCACCCGATTCCAGCTAGAGAAATTACACGAGAAGAACTCCAGATG GTCCACTCTGATGAAAACATTGAATTTGTTGAACGTACAAGCCAATGTGTGGCTGG TTATTTCACCACTGATACTTATGCAAATAAAGATTCTGCACTTGCTGCAAGACTTGCAGCAGGATTATGTGCTGATCTTGCTAATTTAATATTTTCGGGTCGTGCAAAAAACGGGTTTGCTCTG GTGCGTCCTCCTGGTCATCATGCTGGTGTAAAACAGGCAACAGGGTACTGCCTTCACAACAATGCAGCAGTTGCTGCATCAGCTGCTCAAGTTGCAGGAGCTAAGAAAGTGTTGATTGTGGATTGG GATGTACACCATGGAAATGGCACTCAAGAAATATTTGAGCAGAACAAATCG GTGTTGTATATATCCTTGCATAGACATGAAGGTGGAAAGTTCTATCCGTTTACTGGTGCTGCCACTGAG GTTGGTTCCATGGGTGGAGAAGGGTACTGTGTAAATGTTCCATGGAGTCGAGGAGGGGTTGGAgataatgattatatatttgCGTTTGAACATGTTGTGCTTCCAATAG CTCGTGAGTTTGCCCCTGATATCACAATAATTTCAGCTGGATTTGATGCAGCAAAGGGCGATATCCTTGGATGCTGTGAT GTGACTCCTGCTGGGTATGCACAGATGACTAAAATGCTGACTTCTTTATCCAGTGGAAAGTTGCTTGTTATCCTTGAGGGCGG CTATAATCTTCGCTCAATATCATCATCAGCTACAGCAGTCATCAAG GTTTTGCTTGGTGAAAACCCTGCAAGCATATTGGAAAATGTTGTACCTTCTAGATCTGGACTTCAAACTGTTCTTGATGTTTTGAAGATCCAGAACGATTTCTGGCCTATTTTGGGATCCATCCTTTCAGATGTGCAAACAGTATGGGAATCAAATGCTTTGCAGGAAATAA gAGATGCTGTGAGTCATAAGGAAAGTTCAAAAAGAAAAGTCGATGAAACAGGGATTCCTCGTCCACAGAAACCAAAGAAAGCACAGggtttaaaaggcattgagttGAGAGAGCCTACGGGTGGGGCATATAGGTGTCGGGATGATGGTAATGAGAATGTGGGCATGGATCCTGGGAGGGCTAAAGGAATGAAGGGCATTCACAAGCTTCCAGGCTTTGATTCAGAAGCTGTCAAAGATGTGCACAGCGGCTTCTCTTTTGAAGAAGCGACCAGAGGCTTTCAGGGCAAAAAAACTTCTCCCAATTTTACAGAGAGACCCATCGATATATCTGATCACCCTATGTATTCTCCTCCGTTTAGAAAAGTATATAACAGTTTGTTGGATTTAGTAGGGGAGAGAAGGGATTATGTGGAGAATGTTATGATTCCGGGAAAGCTCCGTGAAGTGATGATGATGACTGACGAAACCTTTAAAGATCACGTCAACAAATCTATGATTCAGATGATCTCTGTACAG GATGAGTTTGTGAAGCGATTGAAGCTGTCTGATGAAGACAATAATCGtttacttttagaaaacaatattttgaagaagaaaattaaGAGATTGAAGGAAAGTAAGAACGTTGAGTTTCAAGAGCAGCGGTTTAAAGAGCTTCAGACTGCCTTGATGCttgaagaaaagaagaaagatatGGCTGAGTCTAAGTTGAGAGTGGTGCGCCAAAAGGTGGATGCGCTGGCTTCAGAAAGAGATGAGTGGAGGCGTCGATGTGAAGAGTGGGAGGTTAAGGTAGAGAGGTTTGCACTGGATATGGTCGCAATTGGGGAGAGGGAAAATGGTTTGAAAGTCAGGAATAAGGAATTGGAATTATCTATGAAAAAGTTGTCGGAGGAGGAGGAAAAGGTTACACGAGACCGAAAGTCCCTTGTGGAGGGTCTTACTAAGTTGGCAGGCTACACTCACAAGTCTCTGGAGGAGCTTAGAGCTGCCGGTGAGCGCTTAGAGGAGAAAAATTGA
- the LOC122586543 gene encoding histone deacetylase 15, with amino-acid sequence MIVLEGCHPEHKIVSNTMQSNRLGNGDAATNIYVQNDPTLVWGSNERNGNLGSGEIIANASHDNEGPGDVLGTSSDGMAGKKCMGQHEDMTLQDMYNKEGDFDDEDDSDWDPLESYISIVQWNCINCTMVNVDGAIYCHICGEHKESGILRHGFLASPLEEASSILNISLERNGKPEASCSKTSAPHKSTAVGFDERMLLHSEVERKSLPHPERPDRLRAIAASLATAGIFPGKCHPILAREITREELQMVHSDENIESVELTSQCVASYFTSDTYANKDSALAARLAAGLCADLAKSIYTDRAKNGFALVRPPGHHAGVKHAMGFCLHNNAAVAASAAQVAGAKKVLIVDWDVHHGNGTQEIFERNKSVLYISLHRHEGGKFYPGTGAATEVGSMGGEGYCVNVPWSRGGVGDNDYIFAFEHVVLPIACEFAPDITIISAGFDAARGDPLGCCDVTPEGYAQMTKMLTSLSSGKLLVILEGGYNLRSISSSATAVIKVLLGENPASVLENVVPSRSGLRTVLDVLKIQNNFWPTLGSILSDLQTLWGSYASQKIKKKRKHRFMVPLWWKVGRKKFLHHILSEQLRLNSRKRIKSSLWL; translated from the exons ATGATTGTGTTGGAGGGTTGTCACCCTGAACACAAAATAGTCTCAAATACTATGCAAAGCAACCGATTAGGAAATGGTGACGCGGCAACCAACATTTATGTTCAAAACGATCCAACACTCGTATGGGGATCAAATGAAAGGAATGGAAACTTGGGATCTGGTGAAATCATTGCAAATGCATCCCATGACAACGAAGGGCCTGGGGATGTTTTGGGAACATCCTCAGATGGAATGGCAGGAAAA AAGTGTATGGGGCAGCATGAGGACATGACTCTTCAGGATATGTATAATAAAGAAggtgattttgatgatgaagatgacaGTGACTGGGACCCTTTAGAAAGCTATATATCGATTGTCCAATGGAATTGCATCAACTGTACCATGGTGAATGTTGATGGTGCCATTTATTGCCAT ATATGTGGAGAGCACAAAGAGTCTGGAATCCTTAGGCATGGCTTTCTTGCATCACCTTTAGAGGAAGCAAGCTCTATTCTGAATATTTCGTTGGAACGAAATGGGAAACCAGAAG CTTCTTGCTCAAAAACGTCAGCACCACATAAATCGACAGCAGTGGGTTTTGATGAGAGGATGTTGCTTCACTCTGAA GTTGAAAGGAAGTCTCTTCCTCATCCGGAAAGGCCAGATCGTCTTCGAGCAATTGCTGCTAGCCTTGCAACAGCAG GCATATTTCCTGGGAAGTGCCACCCCATTTTAGCTAGAGAAATTACGCGAGAAGAACTCCAGATG GTTCACTCTGATGAAAACATTGAATCCGTTGAACTTACAAGCCAATGTGTGGCTAG TTATTTCACCTCTGATACTTATGCAAATAAAGATTCTGCACTTGCTGCAAGGCTTGCAGCAGGATTATGTGCTGATCTTGCTAAATCAATATACACGGATCGTGCAAAAAACGGGTTTGCTCTG GTGCGCCCTCCTGGGCATCATGCTGGTGTAAAACATGCAATGGGGTTCTGCCTGCATAACAATGCAGCAGTTGCTGCATCAGCTGCTCAGGTTGCAGGAGCTAAGAAAGTGCTGATTGTTGATTGG GATGTACATCATGGTAATGGCACTCAAGAAATATTTGAGCGGAACAAATCG GTGTTGTATATATCCTTACATAGACATGAAGGTGGAAAGTTCTATCCTGGTACTGGTGCTGCCACTGAG GTTGGTTCTATGGGTGGAGAAGGGTACTGTGTAAATGTTCCATGGAGTCGGGGAGGGGTTGGAgataatgattatatatttgCGTTTGAACATGTTGTGCTTCCAATAG CTTGTGAGTTTGCCCCTGATATCACAATCATTTCAGCTGGATTTGATGCAGCAAGGGGAGATCCCCTTGGATGCTGTGAT GTGACGCCTGAGGGGTATGCCCAGATGACAAAAATGTTGACTTCTTTATCGAGTGGAAAGTTGCTTGTCATTCTGGAGGGCGG CTATAATCTTCGCTCAATATCCTCATCAGCTACAGCAGTCATCAAG GTTTTGCTTGGTGAAAACCCCGCAAGCGTGTTGGAAAATGTTGTACCTTCCAGATCTGGACTACGAACTGTTCTTGATGTTTTGAAGATCCAAAACAATTTTTGGCCTACTCTGGGATCCATCCTTTCAGATCTGCAAACACTATGGGGATCGTATGCTTCGCAAAAAATAA AAAAGAAGAGAAAACACCGATTTATGGTACCACTATGGTGGAAAGTAGGAAGAAAAAAGTTTCTACATCACATTCTCTCCGAGCAGCTACGCCTAAACTCAAGAAAGCGTATAAAGTCATCGTTATGGCTCTAA
- the LOC122586544 gene encoding transcription factor MYBS1 produces the protein MSSSKVWSKEEDKAFENAIANHWNEDSKEQWDTIASLVPTKTIPELKQHYQLLVEDVDDIEGGVIPIPKYLGEESSSSSTKDNHHHGSNSNRRSSCNYTNGFSGFGHDSTGQGGGKANSRAEQERRKGIPWTEEEHRLFLLGLDKFGKGDWRSISRNYVISRTPTQVASHAQKYFIRLNSMNRDRRRTSIHDITSVNNGDVSSHQMPITGQSGGSTNPTNGSTVGAPMKHRPHQPSMPPGMGMYGAPMGHPVAAAPGHMPSAVGTPVMMPHSHHPQYVMPVAYPMAPPPTMHQ, from the exons ATGTCATCATCAAAAGTTTGGAGCAAAGAAGAGGATAAGGCCTTTGAGAATGCCATTGCCAACCATTGGAATGAGGATTCCAAGGAACAATGGGATACAATTGCTTCACTTGTACCTACCAAAACCATTCCAGAGTTGAAACAACACTATCAATTACTTGTTGAAGATGTTGATGACATTGAAGGTGGAGTCATTCCAATTCCCAAGTATCTTGGAGAGGAATCATCTTCCTCTTCTACCaaagacaaccaccaccatggTTCGAATTCAAATCGACGTTCATCGTGCAATTACACTAACGGGTTTTCTGGATTCGGCCATGATTCCACAGGGCAAGGTGGCGGAAAAGCGAATTCTAGAGCAGAACAAGAGCGGCGAAAAGGGATACCTTGGACAGAAGAAGAGCATAG GTTGTTTTTGTTGGGATTGGATAAGTTTGGTAAAGGAGATTGGAgaagcatttcaagaaattaTGTGATTTCAAGAACACCCACACAAGTTGCTAGCCATGCCCAAAAGTACTTCATAAGATTGAACTCGATGAACAGAGATAGACGGCGAACTAGTATTCACGACATCACTAGTGTCAACAATGGTGATGTTTCTTCACACCAAATGCCGATTACAGGTCAATCAGGAGGCAGTACAAACCCAACAAACGGTTCAACGGTTGGTGCACCCATGAAACATAGGCCCCACCAACCAAGTATGCCGCCAGGTATGGGTATGTATGGAGCACCAATGGGACACCCAGTTGCTGCCGCTCCAGGCCATATGCCGTCGGCAGTTGGAACTCCAGTGATGATGCCTCATAGCCACCATCCACAATACGTTATGCCTGTGGCATACCCAATGGCCCCACCACCAACAATGcatcaataa
- the LOC122590175 gene encoding protein DENND6A, with protein sequence MSRSPSFSARTEPIINVDPESVQRWIVAFCIIRFDLEQGQLIEECYPPGCLTPEEELDVAFSSFPDSVSQHHNRSSIHDCMFFFRIQRRGSFTGNNGEKVPKRLSFGEKDRDLKYLYGFVFNRQRHDERLKRGGEQKSVVILSHSPYSSLFKPLLQIMGPLYFDIGRKALDCVASSMSSWPAPLPGQLMELPIGNATLKVNLPPVHSLSFDGEVSLEESASSMAPLLPTNQSIPHGLFHDSDIFGIFRGLLLQLWLLWELLLVGEPILIIAPTPPQCCEAVASLVSLVAPLFVSVDFRPYFTIHDPYFAHLNSLQEGDTFPSIVLGVTNLFFLKSLRNIPHIVSVGSPALNSTRLPFASRASTGRIPGRPEGFSLPQLNLKKFSPSNLLNAVKLKRDGPLCLMTEHKEAVWSGYISITKPDTSILNRLVDAGLSPRVEESMSVVNNEILRRHFLELTTNFLAPFGPYFRANTPSVGSSPFVDPPPLSAFDADEFLGSLSTRGPGKFLSKRMRSNWLDLYRRFMKGHNFKPWFQRKRAVAEQEQYRLWRQARMNADVQVFINKLSELEIVETFNAIERHLLVEMQQCENSNNHSEATCHKLKGDLQAVFYVLPKDMQHLLLMNPERAALLQ encoded by the exons ATGAGCAGGTCTCCGTCATTTTCTGCAAGGACGGAACCCATTATAAATGTTGACCCCGAGTCTGTGCAACGTTGGATTGTTGCGTTTTGTATAATTAGGTTTGATCTTGAACAAGGTCAGCTTATTGAAGAGTGTTATCCACCTGGTTGTCTTACTCCTGAAGAGGAACTTGATGTTGCGTTTAGTTCATTTCCTGATTCGGTTTCCCAACACCATAACCGATCGAGTATACATGATTGCATGTTCTTTTTTAGAATTCAGAGGAGGGGGAGTTTTACGGGTAATAACGGTGAAAAGGTACCAAAGAGGCTGAGTTTTGGTGAAAAAGATCGTGACTTGAAATATTTGTATGGTTTTGTATTTAATAGACAAAGGCATGATGAGAGACTAAAACGAGGGGGCGAACAGAAATCAGTGGTGATTTTGTCACATAGTCCGTATTCTAGCTTATTTAAACCTCTATTACAAATCATGGGTCCTTTGTATTTTGACATTGGAAGAAAAGCTCTTGATTGTGTTGCTTCATCTATGTCATCATGGCCTGCACCTTTACCTGGTCAACTCATGGAGCTACCTATCGGAAATGCTACACTTAAGGTCAACTTGCCGCCAGTCCATAGCTTATCGTTTGATGGTGAGGTATCGCTTGAAGAGTCTGCATCTTCCATGGCTCCACTTCTTCCAACGAACCAGTCAATCCCACATGGTCTTTTTCATGATTCAGATATTTTCGGGATTTTTAGAGGGCTTTTATTGCAGCTTTGGTTGTTATGGGAATTGTTGCTTGTTGGAGAGCCTATTCTAATTATAGCACCAACGCCTCCACAGTGTTGTGAAGCTGTTGCTAGTTTGGTTAGTTTAGTTGCTCCACTTTTTGTTAGTGTCGATTTTAGGCCTTATTTTACTATACATGACCCATATTTTGCTCATTTAAATTCACTCCAAGAAGGTGATACCTTCCCTTCAATCGTTCTAGGTGTCACGAATCTGTTTTTCCTAAAATCATTGCGTAATATTCCCCACATAGTGTCAGTTGGAAGCCCGGCTCTCAATTCGACCCGCCTCCCCTTTGCTTCTAGGGCTTCAACCGGAAGAATTCCAGGCCGACCCGAAGGTTTTAGTCTCCCCCAACTAAACTTGAAGAAGTTTTCTCCTTCAAATTTGTTAAATGCTGTGAAACTAAAGAGAGATGGTCCACTTTGTCTCATGACGGAACATAAAGAAGCTGTGTGGAGTGGTTACATATCGATAACTAAGCCAGATACGTCTATTCTGAATAGACTTGTTGATGCAGGGTTGTCACCAAGGGTGGAAGAATCAATGTCAGTTGTTAACAATGAGATATTGCGCCGCCATTTCTTGGAGCTTACTACTAATTTCTTAGCCCCGTTTGGCCCATATTTTAGAGCTAATACACCTTCTGTCGGGTCATCTCCATTTGTTGATCCTCCTCCTTTGTCTGCTTTTGATGCCGATGAATTCCTTGGAAGTTTATCAACCAGAGGTCCTGGGAAATTTCTATCAAAGAGGATGAGATCTAATTGGCTAGATCTCTACAG GCGGTTCATGAAAGGGCACAACTTCAAGCCATGGTTTCAAAGAAAGCGAGCCGTGGCTGAGCAAGAGCAATATAGATTGTGGAGGCAAGCAAGAATGAATGCTGACGTACAAGTATTTATCAACAAATTATCGGAGTTGGAAATCGTAGAAACATTCAATGCTATTGAAAGGCATCTTCTTGTTGAAATGCAG CAATGTGAAAACTCTAACAATCATTCGGAAGCAACCTGCCATAAACTCAAAGGAGATTTGCAGGCAGTCTTCTACGTCCTTCCCAAAGACATGCAACATCTCCTACTTATGAACCCCGAGAGGGCCGCCCTTTTACAATGA